In Thunnus thynnus chromosome 4, fThuThy2.1, whole genome shotgun sequence, the DNA window gaagcacagccagctattATAAAGTActaccacacacagacacatttatacTAACCTCTTTAATGTGCTGtgttgctgctctgtgtttttggaGATGAAAAtcctgacagaaaaagagagaaagcaagaaaagaagagaacaaaaaaagaaaggagcAGAATGATGGAGGTGgatttcagcatttttcatCAAGTTATCTATATAGTTGCTTATCTATGTAGCTTAGAATCTATCTCTAACTTTGTATGTAGTTTGGTTTCACTGAATAGGATTTAAGTGTGCATCCCGCAAAATGAGCAAAGATAATATGTCGACAAAATTTCAACTTACACACATGATAAAAGTCATGTCTATTAACTTCTGACGTCTTACAgtttgtctgcttttttttagACATCACATCTTCACAGGATAGAGGAGTACATgaatgtggttttgtgtgtacagtatgcatgtgtgtgtttcatgttctGCAGCCTGGTAATGAACCTTACGTTTGTTGACGAGGATCACAATTatcacaagcagcagcagcagcagcagcagcaggagcagcacaGGTCGAAAGATGATCATCATTACCACCTGAAAGTCTCCTGCAAGATAAACCACACAACGCATTAAATGTCCAGCAtcatttaaaacacagtgaacaCATGGAATTATCACTCAAAGCTGTCTGTGTCAAGAACTTTAACAGGAATTTACagaaattaaatcataaaaatgtttttcaaacacGTAACATTTAAGGTTGAAGATATCAAATGTGCTTTCTCACCATGATTCACAGATCCAGGTGTTGCTGctgaaagcaaaaaagaaatgcattcaGGTTGTACGTGTGCATTGATAAATTAACAAggataaaaaaggaaaaatataatttttctaagcttgacaaataaaactttttattttctgctccCTCTCCATTGCCAAGGTCTATTAATATATCAACCTCGgccaaaatattaaaactttttaaaattttcctttagataaagaaacaaaaacacacaaaatatcgaattaaataaaacaaaactacgaatacataaaaaagaaagtaaggTGATGACTTTGTGGAATTTAAACTTTGTTGAACAAATGGCTTTTTGACATGACACAGCAGGAAAACCACAggagtaaataataaaatgaatgattcagGGTCCTGTAATTGCACATGCTGGCTCAGTGTTACACTGTCATGGTTTAcggggacacttgaatagagcagagccattgttaatgttattagtgacACCTGTACTTTCCTACTGAGTCAAAATATCTGCCATTAACTTAATGCGGCCCCtactttttcagtttgttccatttcctgttttgacTCTTCCTGTTGCTATTGCTGGctataataaatacaattagAGAGTCCTGATCGGTTCACACAGCACTATACATTTCTCAAAGCTGGGAACAAAGTTGCAAAGTTAAGTTTGCTGCTAACTAGCTTACTTTATGTTGTTGTAGCTGTTTCTATGATTcaattcaactttatttatatagcaccaaatcataacaaaagttatctcttCACATAGAGCAgctctagaccgtactctttaatttacagagacccaacaattcctgATGAAAAACTTATTTGAATTCTTCACAAATGATCACTAAACCTGATGGTTTTATTACTTTGTTTGGTCTAGAATCTgatttatcaaaataaaataaatcaatcttTTCACCCAACTATGCAATAtaacatatattttattgataatattAGCTTGTTACACAATAAGAAGCCCATGCCATGGAAAACTGGACTGTGAAGTTTAACAGTAATAAGTATCCACTTTGTGTTGTGGGTGGaaaaattattatattaacaCATTTTGAACTGCCACACTCAGCCAACGACTgttataaacacaataaaacacaaataccaaCCTGTTGTAACAGTAACATGAGCAGCTGTGTGGGAGAAATGATCTAATTAGTGCATCTATGAAAATAGTGCTCGATGTTTTTCCGACTGttgtaaaataacatttcttgTGCTCTCTCAGCTCTGTCAGTCCTTCAGGCTGTACGTTATTTTATAAAACAGgtcaaatatttgttaaaatgtaGGCACAAGGTGATCACAAGCAGCAAATGTCAATACATACAGTCCCCACTTCTAGTGTAGACAGGAAGTTGAAAGGCAAAATTACAGAGTAGGAGCACTTCCTTGTTACTGAAATGCATGAGGTTAataaaaaaagccttttaaagGATTAGTTTGACAtcttgggaaatacacttattcactttctgcCGGAGAGTTTAATGAAAAGATGGATActactctcatatctgtctgttaaatatgaagttagagccagcagccagttagcttcgatttagcttagcagaaagactggaaacaaggggaaacagctagcctggctctacTTAAAAGGTAACAGAATCTGCTTACGAGCTAAAGTTCATaattaacacacagacaaaaccaaagaatatttaaaaaagcatcatttaaaacacagtgaACGCATGGAATTATCACTCAAAGCTGTCTGTGTCAAGAAATTTAACAGGAATTTACAAAAGttaaatcatcaaaaaaaatTTTCAAACACGTAACATTTAAGGTTGAAGATATCAAATGTGCTTTCTCACCATGATTCACAGATCCTGTTTTAAATGAGGTAATGTGCCAgatctgctggttgcctggcaactgctcAGAGCCAAGAAACAGTTCAGCTtgtagcctcatattagcttcagctgaacttacatttgtattatTACACAGCATGAGGAGAATGGATTTTGTCCCTCTTCTCTTAAAAATCTGCTTTAGGAATGGATTTCTTCACCACAGATCACAATTACATGATCAATGACACCTCCAGTGTGTATATAGGTGAAGGATAAATATTGAGCAacttatcattttaaaattaagacACTTCATGTGTagataaaatgaacagaaactttGAAACTGATCAGTTGTTAAGAGCTTTGATTGAACATGTTGCTGATCAAGTCCTGCTGTCACTGCAGCATGCTCATCTGAAGTCTGGTGAAAGGGACGTGCAGGAAATGAAATCAAGAGTACAAATAACAACGACTGCAGGTGTTCTCACTCTGTCAGTCAGGATATCACAGTCGACTGCTGTTTGAATAGAAAGCCAAACGCTACAGAGTGGCTGATCACACAAAGCAAATGGCTGTAATGTTGCATGTCTGAACTGTTCTGTTGACTCCCAGCACTTCAACTCTTGTAACTAGAGATGATACTTCATCAACAAATAGAAATCAAGATCACAGTTGAGTCATTTTCAGTTTGCCCTTGTTGTAGATGAGACTGTTAAATTCACTACAAGACAGAACCAGCTAGCCCATCAATGAACTCGCCTTCTGGAGTCAcaacagtcctgtaaactgcaGCTGGTGAACGTGAAGTGTAACTAATCATGATacagtttacaggactgtcgTGACTCAAAACAGCTCATGTATCATCTACATTACTCTTTGACTAAAAATAACATTCTTGTGCGTATTGTAATAACTAGACATTTTACATATCGTGCAAAAACAAACTCGCCCtttactgtaaatcaaacaGTAATTAAGACTGTGGCTTTCTTTTAATGCTAGCAATCAATACTCCTACAATCTGAACCAGGGTCAGATTTTGGTTATACTTGAATTGAAGTCTTCAGTCACTACTTCTCTGCATACCTTGCACATGCACGGACCCTCTTACACATGCAGGGAtatttgcacatacagtacaatgcaCATTAATGTACAATCAGACTTAACCACTACaaattgtgtttacatgtctctttttcctttgtATCTACTTTCGTAATTTTTTCTTGTAAAggttttatatattgtgtttatagtctgaatttttataattttcataattttatattttattctcaATTTATAGTTTATTATCCATGGTGGTCAGAGGTGAGCGCAAAGTAAGAATTTCATTGTACAGCGGAGTTGACTGTTCTCTGTGCACGTGACAAGATTTGAAGTGAATTGAATAACTTCCtagtaataaaataacacatccACTCACCTACAGTCATCTCCAGTTTGTTGAAGAATGTTTTACTGCGtttattgtcagtgttttctgctCCACACCAGTATGTCCCAGTGTCGTCTGTTGTTACGTTTCTCACAGTTATGGTGATATTTCTCCTGTTTGTGTCTTCCTCCATTGAAAACTTCCCAGTGTCCCTGGGCTTTAAGGTGCTCCATAGAGGTTGACATATAGACGGATCTTCTCCCTTACAGATGAATTTCTTAATGGGAGCACCTTGTGTGTAATTACACCAGTATTTGAAATCCTGTCCAATAGTTGGGGATCTTTTGAAGTTCCTAATACCTGTGGATAGAAAGACAAAgtcatttaataaaacattggcaAAAAAGTGActgctatttaaaaaaatctatgtaTTTTCCAACACAATCTAGCAATGtcttaatatacagtataatcaaaCATCAGAAGTTGTGGGTTTGTTTTACTCACTTTTAATCTTCAGTTGTATTTTTCTGCGTGAAACTCTGTAACTTCCTTCCTTTGATTTGACTCCACACCAGTAGACACCAGCATGCTGTGAGTTCACATTACTGATGGAGATGTTGAAGCTGTTGGTGTCTGTGAGAGTGAAAGTCCCGTTTGACTTTACAGAAGATTGTGTTGATAAAATCTCCTCACAGATTTCATTGTTGTCTTTGCAGATAAACTTGACATAGGAGTTGTATTTTTTAGGGTAATCACATGTGATGGTGGTTTTAGCTGTTTCATACGCAGTTTGAGTAAATGGTGTCCGGCAGCCATCTTtcactgcaaagaaaaaagaaaagtaaaacatgcaaaatcaaacattgtAATACTTTGCTAACATGTTGGAAATGTATCATCACGCTCATATACAGTAAAGGGTGCATCATGTGCATTTATCTATTCATTATATCTGCCTCTCCTGTCCTGTAATGTTTGCTTCATAACAAATTGATTTCCATTTTTAGTTACTTTGTTGCTCATCTTCAAAATAgacaagctttttaaatgtattgactTAATAATTCAGTCCTCAGGACAAAGATGAACTATTTACTTATACTTTGTACCCTATCACCcagagactaatgttagcaaaGCACCCAACTGCACCATGAAACTGAccacactgcagcactttacAAAACTTCAACCAACTGGAGAAGTGAAGAAAGTCGGCTGCTGTGCAAACTGAAGACAGAACGTTAACAACACAGTGGAGTGTTTCGCTTTTTCCCCTCCTTACGCCAAAACACACAGACCAACTTctgattttacataaaacattaaaccaGTGATGTTGGTAAGTAAAtgacactttcatttcattattattatactgaaGAAGACTAAGATGCTTCCAAATTAATGCAGTTCACTTTTCTAAATCAAAAGCACACACTTTTTTATACTCTTTTATGTTTGTCAGACATGACCTTTGAAtgtcagttatgtttcatattaaagTTCAGTGGACACAAGACACCAGTGAATGACACACAGTGTGTTGAAGGAAGCAGCAGAAGAGCTAAAAATATTCCCTCTCTTTCTATTTATTGAATCAAGAATTTGCTTTGAATCAATAATCAATTCTGAATTGAATCGTGACACaaagaatcagaatcaaattgtgagattcccaaagatttcCACCCCAATGGGATAGATATACTGTAATTATAATGTGCAAacaaaatacagatacatttcTGAAATGTCTTTCAATGCCTGAtgcctgtgtgttgtgttgttacatttttgttagttttcttcatgttttctttgtgatgttttgttaaACTTCTTTGATACAGATGCAGCATCTCTTACCGACTTTCAGTTCCGGTTCATCGGGTTCCTCAGGTAGCTTAAGTCTTTGGTAAAATTTACAGTTGTACTTCCCAGAGTCATCATGTTCAAGTTGTTTAATGGCCATCCTGaggtttttatttcttgtatcATGGTACAGGGAAAATCTGCCCTTCTCTTCCCACACATCCTTTGTAGTGGTTTGTACGCTTGATCCTCTGGAATTAGTAACCTCTATCTTTTGATATTCCTGATCTACTCTTGGGTATTTGCAGGTGAGTTCAACCCATCCTCGTTCACATCCCTTCACTTCAGACGAGGCCTCACAgcctgttgatcagacaaagagaaaagttcCCATCATGTCAGACACTGAAACAATCCCAGAACAGTCTGAATAAGAACCGTATCAACAAAACATCCACTGTCTCATCATGCTGGTAAACAGACTTTCTGGATTAATCAATAGATCACAGAGTTGTTCAATTAATCTTATTGAATGTGTAATTTTATTCACACACAAAGTGTTTTGTGGTAATTTCTGTAGAGATTCTGAAAGGCCTCTACTCATAAAATCTTAGTATAaatttataaaatacatttttttttgtacttttagttttacagtgtaacagCAACTCTGCAGCCTGCCACGGTGTATTTTTTGGTTCTACCACCAGGAGTCACCAAAGTCAGGTTTTCAAATCCCAGTGGCTTCATGATTCAAGATAAGAATTGAAATAAGTTTGACTTTGTATTTCATCCTTGACAAATATtaggattttttattttacgtttttttaaattctcaaaAATGTATGTGTTAGTGCCTGTTCACCAGAGGAGTTTTATGCACTCATTATCTTTTCTTTAACTACtgtgttataaatgattaataCTGAGAGTAAAACAGGTGTCTTTCTAACCCTACCAGTCCCAGCGACCCGTCCACcgtttaaaagaaaaatcccctccagacatgttttaagacataaaaatacttttttttcacaaaacattaaaatactttttaaaaatccttaaaattacatcttttccttttctttcattaaaaatccagaatctctgaatatgtaaatattgttcatttcaaaagtcaactgctggacacaagatgtttcctccttcactgtaaagttcattctcaggcttcaagtttccacatcacacttgtggaagttacaaactagttgtgaaatcacaaatcatgctcttacataaatatattaaacTGAGTTTTATGGTGAGCTCAGAAAAACTTTCctcattcagcagatgaatgttaaaacaaactctgcacacacatcaatcAAATAT includes these proteins:
- the LOC137180949 gene encoding polymeric immunoglobulin receptor-like isoform X2; amino-acid sequence: MKSFLLLILSLMAGCEASSEVKGCERGWVELTCKYPRVDQEYQKIEVTNSRGSSVQTTTKDVWEEKGRFSLYHDTRNKNLRMAIKQLEHDDSGKYNCKFYQRLKLPEEPDEPELKVVKDGCRTPFTQTAYETAKTTITCDYPKKYNSYVKFICKDNNEICEEILSTQSSVKSNGTFTLTDTNSFNISISNVNSQHAGVYWCGVKSKEGSYRVSRRKIQLKIKSIRNFKRSPTIGQDFKYWCNYTQGAPIKKFICKGEDPSICQPLWSTLKPRDTGKFSMEEDTNRRNITITVRNVTTDDTGTYWCGAENTDNKRSKTFFNKLEMTVAATPGSVNHGDFQVVMMIIFRPVLLLLLLLLLLLVIIVILVNKRKVHYQAAEHETHTCILYTQNHIHVLLYPVKM
- the LOC137180949 gene encoding polymeric immunoglobulin receptor-like isoform X4, which translates into the protein MKSFLLLILSLMAGCEASSEVKGCERGWVELTCKYPRVDQEYQKIEVTNSRGSSVQTTTKDVWEEKGRFSLYHDTRNKNLRMAIKQLEHDDSGKYNCKFYQRLKLPEEPDEPELKVVKDGCRTPFTQTAYETAKTTITCDYPKKYNSYVKFICKDNNEICEEILSTQSSVKSNGTFTLTDTNSFNISISNVNSQHAGVYWCGVKSKEGSYRVSRRKIQLKIKSIRNFKRSPTIGQDFKYWCNYTQGAPIKKFICKGEDPSICQPLWSTLKPRDTGKFSMEEDTNRRNITITVRNVTTDDTGTYWCGAENTDNKRSKTFFNKLEMTVAATPGSVSHGDFQVVMMIIFRPVLLLLLLLLLVIIVILVNKRFSSPKTQSSNTAH
- the LOC137180949 gene encoding polymeric immunoglobulin receptor-like isoform X1 translates to MKSFLLLILSLMAGCEASSEVKGCERGWVELTCKYPRVDQEYQKIEVTNSRGSSVQTTTKDVWEEKGRFSLYHDTRNKNLRMAIKQLEHDDSGKYNCKFYQRLKLPEEPDEPELKVVKDGCRTPFTQTAYETAKTTITCDYPKKYNSYVKFICKDNNEICEEILSTQSSVKSNGTFTLTDTNSFNISISNVNSQHAGVYWCGVKSKEGSYRVSRRKIQLKIKSIRNFKRSPTIGQDFKYWCNYTQGAPIKKFICKGEDPSICQPLWSTLKPRDTGKFSMEEDTNRRNITITVRNVTTDDTGTYWCGAENTDNKRSKTFFNKLEMTVAATPGSVSHGDFQVVMMIIFRPVLLLLLLLLLVIIVILVNKRFSCSKPTRNGAAAQHIKEDNVYEEVQELPRETGSGNAVETIYATANCPTNPPASMHYSTIISQSSTDKANCEAQIPRPSSSACEYSTVRNSQSPIYSTVYKPSKTSEDPLLLTVNKTQQQ
- the LOC137180949 gene encoding polymeric immunoglobulin receptor-like isoform X3, giving the protein MKSFLLLILSLMAGCEASSEVKGCERGWVELTCKYPRVDQEYQKIEVTNSRGSSVQTTTKDVWEEKGRFSLYHDTRNKNLRMAIKQLEHDDSGKYNCKFYQRLKLPEEPDEPELKVVKDGCRTPFTQTAYETAKTTITCDYPKKYNSYVKFICKDNNEICEEILSTQSSVKSNGTFTLTDTNSFNISISNVNSQHAGVYWCGVKSKEGSYRVSRRKIQLKIKSIRNFKRSPTIGQDFKYWCNYTQGAPIKKFICKGEDPSICQPLWSTLKPRDTGKFSMEEDTNRRNITITVRNVTTDDTGTYWCGAENTDNKRSKTFFNKLEMTVAATPGSVNHGDFQVVMMIIFRPVLLLLLLLLLLLVIIVILVNKRFSSPKTQSSNTAH